In Psychrobacter ciconiae, the following are encoded in one genomic region:
- the ppnP gene encoding pyrimidine/purine nucleoside phosphorylase, giving the protein MPSVNQYFDNKVTSIAFQTKTLPATVGVMEVGEYEFGTSEFETMTVVSGALTVKLPNSSDWQTFEAGQTFTVDANQRFGVKVEVETAYLCTYGKE; this is encoded by the coding sequence ATGCCAAGCGTAAATCAATATTTTGACAATAAAGTGACCTCGATTGCCTTTCAAACCAAAACGCTTCCGGCAACCGTTGGGGTGATGGAGGTTGGCGAGTATGAGTTTGGCACGAGCGAATTTGAAACCATGACCGTGGTTAGCGGCGCGCTTACCGTCAAATTACCAAATAGCAGCGATTGGCAAACGTTTGAGGCAGGTCAAACCTTTACTGTGGATGCTAATCAAAGATTTGGCGTCAAAGTTGAGGTGGAAACGGCATATTTATGCACTTATGGTAAAGAATAA
- the prfB gene encoding peptide chain release factor 2 (programmed frameshift), translated as MEISPYQDQIKDLSTRGQDLRRYLDFDGKQERLEEVNLELENPELWNDPERATQISKEKSQLDNILGVMTTLDSRLDDAAAMLDLAVEMEDEALLSDVQSELDAAETQVAELEFRRMFSGEMDANNCYLDIQSGSGGTEAQDWAEMLLRMYTRWAESHGFKVEVIEVSAGGVAGIKSATLAIKGDYAFGWLRTEIGVHRLVRKSPFDSNNGRHTSFSAVFVSPEIDDNVEIDINPSDLRIDTYRSSGAGGQHVNTTDSAVRITHEPTGVVVACQNERSQHANKDTAMKMLRAKLYELEMQKRMEKQQAVEDNKSDIGWGSQIRSYVLDDSRIKDLRTGVETFNTSAVLDGDLDPFIKASLKAGL; from the exons ATGGAAATCAGTCCCTACCAAGACCAAATCAAAGACCTAAGCACTCGCGGTCAAGACCTTCGGAGGTATCTT GACTTTGATGGCAAGCAAGAGCGCTTAGAAGAAGTCAATTTAGAGCTTGAAAACCCTGAGCTTTGGAACGACCCTGAGCGCGCCACCCAAATCAGCAAAGAAAAAAGTCAGCTGGATAATATTTTGGGCGTAATGACAACGCTTGATTCGCGCCTTGATGATGCAGCTGCCATGCTTGACTTAGCAGTAGAAATGGAAGACGAGGCGCTCCTTTCTGACGTTCAAAGCGAGCTTGATGCGGCTGAAACTCAGGTCGCCGAGCTTGAATTTCGCCGGATGTTTAGCGGTGAAATGGACGCCAACAACTGCTATTTGGACATTCAATCGGGAAGCGGCGGCACGGAAGCTCAAGACTGGGCGGAGATGCTGCTGCGGATGTACACGCGCTGGGCAGAGTCGCACGGCTTTAAGGTTGAGGTGATTGAGGTTTCCGCAGGCGGCGTGGCAGGGATTAAATCGGCAACGCTTGCGATTAAAGGCGACTACGCATTTGGTTGGCTTAGAACGGAGATTGGCGTTCACCGCTTGGTTCGCAAATCACCGTTTGATAGCAATAACGGTCGCCATACTTCGTTTTCTGCCGTTTTTGTGTCGCCTGAAATCGATGATAACGTTGAGATTGACATCAACCCATCGGATTTACGAATCGATACGTACCGATCAAGTGGCGCGGGCGGTCAGCACGTGAACACGACCGATTCTGCCGTTCGAATTACCCATGAGCCAACGGGCGTCGTCGTTGCTTGCCAAAATGAGCGCAGCCAACACGCCAACAAAGATACAGCAATGAAAATGCTTCGCGCCAAGCTTTATGAGCTTGAAATGCAAAAACGTATGGAAAAGCAGCAAGCCGTTGAAGACAACAAGTCCGACATCGGTTGGGGCAGCCAAATCCGCTCTTATGTCCTTGATGACTCGCGGATTAAAGACTTGCGAACTGGCGTGGAAACCTTTAACACAAGCGCCGTGCTCGATGGCGACCTTGACCCATTTATTAAAGCCAGCTTAAAAGCAGGATTATAA
- a CDS encoding HAD family hydrolase, which translates to MTNFTENTASNDSDNQGNVLALFDLDHTLLDVDSDYLWGEYVVTHKLVDEDEYRRLNQLFYDQYIAGTLDATEYNEFVAKFLTTLPLERLHELREDYIRYEIEPHIRPKALSVLKEHLALGHTVVIISATNDFVVSAIAERFDVPPENVLATPLEIVDERYTGRLTDKPNFQEGKLYHLEKWLNKKAAAGIKFDTTYAYSDSKNDIPLLDWADIAVCVSPDDALHAHALAHRWAVEDWAI; encoded by the coding sequence ATGACAAATTTTACGGAAAATACGGCAAGTAACGATAGCGACAATCAAGGCAACGTTTTGGCGCTGTTTGACCTTGACCATACCTTACTTGATGTCGATAGTGATTATCTTTGGGGTGAATACGTGGTCACTCATAAATTGGTCGATGAGGACGAGTACCGCCGATTAAACCAGCTGTTTTATGACCAATATATTGCAGGAACGCTTGATGCGACTGAATATAATGAGTTTGTTGCTAAGTTTTTAACCACCTTACCGCTTGAGCGCTTGCATGAATTGCGCGAAGACTACATCCGCTATGAAATCGAGCCGCATATCCGCCCAAAGGCGCTTTCGGTGTTAAAAGAGCATTTAGCGCTGGGTCACACCGTGGTGATTATTTCGGCGACCAATGATTTTGTAGTGTCCGCCATTGCCGAGCGCTTTGATGTGCCGCCCGAAAACGTCCTTGCCACACCGCTTGAAATCGTTGATGAGCGCTACACGGGTCGCTTAACCGACAAGCCCAACTTTCAAGAAGGCAAGCTGTATCATTTAGAAAAATGGCTCAATAAAAAGGCTGCCGCTGGTATAAAATTTGACACCACTTATGCCTATTCTGACTCCAAAAACGACATTCCGCTGCTTGATTGGGCAGATATTGCCGTTTGCGTCAGTCCCGATGATGCGCTTCATGCTCATGCGCTCGCGCACCGCTGGGCAGTGGAAGATTGGGCAATTTAG
- a CDS encoding gamma carbonic anhydrase family protein, which translates to MLYQYLEKSPQFAAPFQGFVADSAQVIGDVYLGHKVSVWFGAVIRGDNDHIHIGDFSNVQENSVIHTDPNIAVNIGSHVTVGHLAMLHGCTIGDNSLIGIGAVVLNNANIGKNCIIGAKALVTEGKVIPDNSLVMGAPAKVVKTLTDDQVAMLKDSAMGYAKLCQTYRNGLSPVELPAD; encoded by the coding sequence ATGCTTTATCAATATTTAGAAAAATCGCCACAATTTGCCGCGCCGTTTCAAGGCTTTGTTGCCGATAGCGCCCAAGTCATTGGCGATGTCTATCTAGGTCACAAGGTCAGCGTTTGGTTTGGTGCGGTGATTCGCGGCGACAATGACCACATTCATATCGGCGACTTTAGCAACGTCCAAGAAAACAGCGTCATTCATACCGACCCAAATATCGCAGTGAACATTGGCAGCCATGTCACGGTTGGTCATTTGGCGATGCTTCATGGCTGCACGATTGGCGATAACAGCTTAATTGGTATCGGCGCGGTGGTGCTGAATAACGCCAATATCGGTAAAAACTGCATCATTGGCGCAAAAGCACTGGTCACCGAAGGCAAAGTGATTCCAGATAATTCACTGGTGATGGGAGCGCCTGCTAAAGTGGTGAAAACCTTAACCGATGATCAAGTGGCAATGCTTAAAGATTCGGCGATGGGGTATGCCAAGCTTTGCCAAACTTACCGCAACGGACTTTCGCCTGTTGAGCTGCCAGCCGATTAA
- a CDS encoding phosphatase PAP2 family protein: protein MRYPAVILSSSIILSSSALLTVQSAVASDTTEKIGSVLAVTIPAAAFGSTYYMDDKEGRQQFYYAFAANAAVTQALKMTVDKERPNGEDNRSFPSRHASFAFQGASFIHKRYGLEYSIPAYLGAGFVAYSRVAADEHDTVDVLAGAALGIASSTLLTKRYEDGAMLSANLAPDYYGMTLYYPF, encoded by the coding sequence ATGCGCTACCCTGCTGTCATTTTATCGTCGAGCATAATTTTATCCTCAAGCGCGTTACTGACAGTGCAAAGTGCAGTTGCCAGCGACACCACCGAAAAAATTGGCTCAGTGCTTGCGGTAACCATTCCGGCAGCGGCGTTTGGCAGCACCTATTATATGGATGATAAGGAAGGTCGTCAGCAATTTTATTATGCCTTTGCAGCAAATGCAGCGGTAACGCAAGCGCTGAAAATGACGGTCGATAAAGAGCGCCCAAACGGCGAGGATAACCGCTCATTTCCCTCAAGACATGCGTCGTTTGCCTTTCAAGGGGCAAGCTTTATTCATAAGCGCTACGGGCTTGAATACAGCATTCCGGCGTATCTTGGCGCGGGCTTTGTCGCCTATAGCCGCGTGGCTGCCGATGAGCATGACACGGTCGATGTGCTGGCAGGCGCAGCACTTGGGATAGCAAGCAGCACCCTTTTAACCAAGCGCTACGAGGATGGCGCGATGCTAAGCGCTAATCTTGCGCCCGATTATTATGGAATGACGCTTTACTATCCTTTTTAA
- the carA gene encoding glutamine-hydrolyzing carbamoyl-phosphate synthase small subunit — MNSSTTTQAILALADGTIFRGVSIGSEGHRVGEVVFNTAMTGYQEILTDPSYARQIVTLTYPHIGNTGTNSEDSESGCDHKVWAEGLIIRDATMVTSSFRHSESLSDYLKHHDTVAIADIDTRKLTRILRDKGAQHGCIMTASNGNTISREDEEKAIALAQEFSGISGMDLAKECCHPEGFEWTKGTWELSDSPLNRDMEGSQDSKTGGFFKALDTHIESKFNVVAYDFGSKTNILRMLVDRGCHVTVVPAQTPIEKVLAMNPDGIFLSNGPGDPAACTYAIDAVRHIIEETDVPTFGICLGHQLIGLASGAQTVKMKTGHHGANHPVQDLDSGVVMITSQNHGFAVDEATLPDNVKPTHRSLFDGTNQGIELTNKPVFSFQGHPEASPGPHDCAPLFDKFIAMMEAAKSANA; from the coding sequence TTGAATTCATCGACGACAACCCAAGCCATTTTAGCATTAGCAGACGGTACGATTTTTCGCGGGGTCAGTATTGGCAGCGAAGGTCACCGCGTCGGTGAAGTGGTGTTTAATACCGCGATGACCGGATACCAAGAAATCCTGACCGACCCAAGCTACGCCCGTCAAATCGTCACCCTAACCTACCCGCACATTGGCAACACGGGAACTAATAGCGAGGACAGCGAATCTGGCTGCGACCATAAAGTTTGGGCTGAAGGTTTAATCATCCGTGATGCCACGATGGTCACCTCAAGCTTTCGCCATTCTGAGTCGTTAAGCGACTATTTAAAGCATCACGACACGGTGGCAATCGCCGATATTGACACGCGAAAATTGACCCGAATTCTTCGCGATAAAGGCGCTCAGCACGGCTGCATCATGACCGCATCAAACGGTAACACCATCTCCCGCGAGGACGAAGAAAAAGCCATTGCGCTTGCTCAAGAATTTTCTGGAATTAGCGGGATGGATTTGGCAAAAGAATGCTGTCACCCTGAAGGCTTTGAGTGGACCAAAGGTACTTGGGAGTTGTCCGATTCGCCATTAAACCGTGATATGGAAGGCAGTCAAGACAGCAAAACCGGCGGCTTTTTTAAAGCCCTTGATACCCATATCGAGAGCAAATTTAACGTCGTGGCTTACGATTTTGGTAGCAAAACCAACATTTTAAGAATGCTCGTTGATCGTGGCTGTCACGTGACGGTCGTTCCTGCGCAAACACCGATCGAAAAGGTGCTTGCGATGAACCCAGACGGCATTTTCTTGTCTAACGGTCCTGGCGACCCTGCGGCTTGTACTTATGCGATTGATGCGGTTCGTCATATCATCGAAGAAACGGACGTGCCAACCTTTGGCATTTGCTTAGGTCATCAGCTCATCGGTCTTGCCAGCGGCGCGCAAACGGTCAAAATGAAGACCGGTCACCACGGCGCCAACCATCCGGTTCAAGATTTGGACTCAGGCGTGGTGATGATTACCAGTCAAAACCATGGCTTTGCCGTCGATGAAGCCACCTTGCCGGACAACGTCAAACCCACGCACCGCTCGCTGTTTGATGGCACCAACCAAGGGATTGAATTGACCAATAAGCCGGTATTTAGCTTCCAAGGTCACCCTGAAGCAAGCCCCGGTCCTCATGACTGCGCGCCACTGTTTGATAAATTTATCGCCATGATGGAAGCGGCGAAGTCAGCTAACGCTTAA
- the carB gene encoding carbamoyl-phosphate synthase large subunit gives MPKRTDIKSILIIGAGPIVIGQACEFDYSGAQACKALREEGYRVILVNSNPATIMTDPAMADATYIEPITWQTVEQIIAKERPDAILPTMGGQTALNCALDLDKHGILTKYNCELIGATKEAIEMAEDRDLFDKAMKRIGLECPRAEIAETMEEAFATQEKLGFPCIIRPSFTMGGSGGGIAYNRDEFIEICERGFDLSPTHQLLIDESLIGWKEYEMEVVRDKNDNCIIICAIENFDPMGVHTGDSITVAPAQTLTDKEYQIMRNASLAVLREIGVETGGSNVQFGLNPETGRMVVIEMNPRVSRSSALASKATGFPIAKIAAKLAVGYTLDELQNDITGGKTPASFEPTLDYVVTKIPRFNFEKFPQADNILSTQMKSVGEVMAIGRNFQESMQKALRGMETGADGFDEQIDLTQIAPDKARKEIINRLTVPTPERIYYVADAFRAGMSVEEVFNFTKIDPWFLVQIEDIVNTESEVKALGFGGLNADNLRRFKRKGLSDLRLAKLLGVSQKQLRKKRWDLGVNPVYKRVDTCAAEFETSTAYMYSTYDEECEANPTDKKKIMVIGGGPNRIGQGIEFDYCCVHAALAMRDDGYETIMVNCNPETVSTDYDTSDRLYFEPITLEDVLEIVRIENPDGVIVQFGGQTPLKLARALESAGVKIIGTSPDAIDRAEDRERFQHMIHQLNLTQPSNALATSLEDGLVKAKEVGYPLVVRPSYVLGGRAMEIVYNENELKHYLKTAVQASNEAPVLLDRFLDDAIEVDVDCVCDGTDVVIGGIMQHIEQAGVHSGDSACSLPPYSLSDELCDVMRAQTVAMAKELGVVGLMNVQFAVKGDTVYILEVNPRAARTVPFVSKCIGTSLAQVAARCMAGVSLKDQGFTKEITPDFYAVKEAVFPFAKFPGVDPILSPEMKSTGEVMGVGKTFGEAFYKAIIGSNERLPGLPTEGETKTVFISVRDSDKAQVIPIAKTLADFGFNIVATTGTQKVLAENGIDCTQINKVTEGRPHIVDALKNGKIDLIINTTEGKQAQEDSFSIRRSALQSKVFYVTTLGAADAVCKSYAVDLPFDVYKLQDLNKETLNA, from the coding sequence ATGCCAAAACGTACGGACATCAAAAGCATTTTAATCATTGGCGCAGGCCCTATCGTCATCGGTCAGGCGTGTGAGTTTGACTATTCAGGCGCGCAAGCTTGTAAAGCGCTTCGCGAAGAAGGTTACCGCGTCATTTTGGTCAACTCAAACCCTGCTACCATCATGACCGACCCTGCCATGGCGGACGCCACTTACATTGAGCCGATTACGTGGCAAACGGTTGAGCAAATCATCGCCAAAGAGCGCCCCGATGCCATTTTACCAACGATGGGTGGTCAAACGGCGCTTAACTGCGCCCTTGATTTGGACAAGCACGGCATTTTGACCAAATATAATTGCGAGCTGATTGGCGCGACCAAAGAAGCCATCGAGATGGCAGAAGACCGCGATTTGTTTGACAAAGCCATGAAGCGTATCGGTCTTGAATGCCCGCGCGCAGAAATTGCCGAAACTATGGAAGAAGCCTTTGCCACCCAAGAAAAATTGGGCTTTCCGTGTATCATTCGCCCCTCATTTACCATGGGCGGCTCAGGCGGCGGAATTGCTTACAACCGCGATGAATTTATCGAAATTTGCGAGCGCGGCTTTGACTTATCGCCAACCCATCAGCTTTTGATTGATGAATCCTTAATCGGTTGGAAAGAGTACGAAATGGAAGTCGTTCGCGATAAAAACGACAACTGTATCATCATTTGCGCCATTGAAAACTTTGACCCGATGGGCGTTCATACTGGCGACTCTATCACCGTTGCCCCTGCGCAAACGCTGACCGATAAAGAATACCAAATCATGCGCAATGCGTCATTGGCGGTACTTCGTGAAATCGGCGTTGAAACCGGTGGCTCAAACGTTCAGTTTGGCTTAAACCCTGAAACGGGTCGCATGGTTGTGATTGAAATGAACCCGCGTGTGTCGCGCTCGTCGGCGTTGGCATCAAAAGCTACTGGCTTCCCGATTGCTAAAATCGCTGCCAAACTTGCGGTCGGCTACACTTTAGATGAGCTGCAAAATGACATCACCGGCGGCAAGACTCCGGCAAGCTTTGAGCCTACGCTTGATTACGTCGTTACCAAAATCCCACGCTTTAACTTTGAAAAATTCCCCCAAGCCGACAACATTTTATCCACGCAAATGAAATCGGTGGGCGAAGTGATGGCAATTGGTCGTAACTTCCAAGAGTCAATGCAAAAAGCCCTTCGCGGAATGGAAACCGGTGCTGACGGCTTTGATGAGCAAATAGATTTAACCCAAATTGCCCCTGATAAAGCGCGTAAAGAAATCATCAACCGCTTGACCGTTCCGACCCCTGAGCGCATTTATTATGTTGCCGATGCCTTCCGCGCCGGCATGAGCGTTGAGGAAGTCTTTAACTTTACCAAAATTGACCCTTGGTTTTTGGTGCAAATTGAAGACATCGTCAACACCGAATCTGAAGTCAAAGCGCTTGGCTTTGGCGGCTTAAACGCTGATAATTTACGCCGCTTTAAACGTAAAGGCTTGTCCGATTTACGCTTAGCTAAGCTGTTAGGCGTATCGCAAAAGCAGCTGCGTAAAAAGCGTTGGGATTTGGGCGTCAATCCGGTTTACAAGCGCGTTGATACTTGCGCCGCGGAATTTGAAACCAGCACCGCTTATATGTATTCAACGTATGATGAAGAATGCGAAGCCAATCCAACGGACAAGAAAAAAATTATGGTCATCGGCGGCGGTCCGAACCGAATCGGTCAAGGCATTGAGTTTGACTATTGCTGTGTTCATGCCGCCCTTGCCATGCGCGATGACGGCTATGAGACCATCATGGTCAACTGTAACCCTGAAACTGTTTCGACCGATTACGACACCTCAGACCGCTTGTATTTTGAGCCAATCACTTTGGAAGACGTGCTTGAAATCGTTCGCATTGAAAATCCAGATGGCGTTATCGTTCAGTTTGGTGGTCAAACACCGCTAAAACTTGCGCGAGCTTTAGAGTCTGCTGGGGTTAAAATCATTGGCACAAGCCCTGATGCCATCGACCGCGCCGAAGACCGTGAGCGTTTTCAGCATATGATTCACCAGTTGAATTTAACTCAGCCGTCAAACGCGTTAGCCACCAGTTTAGAAGATGGTTTGGTCAAAGCGAAAGAAGTCGGCTACCCGCTTGTCGTTCGCCCGTCTTACGTGTTGGGTGGTCGTGCGATGGAAATCGTTTATAACGAAAATGAGCTGAAGCACTACTTAAAAACTGCCGTTCAAGCCTCAAACGAAGCGCCAGTTCTTCTTGACCGCTTTTTGGACGACGCGATTGAAGTGGATGTGGACTGCGTTTGCGACGGCACGGATGTGGTTATCGGCGGCATCATGCAGCACATTGAGCAAGCCGGCGTTCACTCAGGCGACTCGGCGTGTTCATTGCCGCCATACTCGCTATCGGACGAGCTTTGCGATGTCATGCGCGCGCAAACGGTCGCCATGGCAAAAGAGCTTGGCGTAGTGGGCTTAATGAACGTTCAATTTGCGGTAAAAGGCGACACCGTTTATATTTTGGAAGTCAACCCACGAGCGGCGCGAACCGTTCCTTTTGTCTCAAAATGTATCGGAACGTCTTTAGCACAAGTTGCCGCGCGCTGTATGGCAGGAGTGAGTTTAAAAGACCAAGGCTTTACCAAAGAGATTACCCCTGATTTTTACGCGGTCAAAGAAGCGGTGTTCCCCTTTGCCAAGTTCCCTGGTGTTGACCCGATTTTAAGCCCTGAGATGAAATCAACGGGTGAGGTCATGGGCGTTGGCAAAACCTTTGGCGAGGCGTTTTATAAAGCCATCATCGGCAGTAATGAGCGCTTGCCTGGCTTGCCAACTGAGGGCGAGACCAAAACGGTCTTTATCTCAGTTCGCGACAGCGATAAAGCACAAGTTATCCCGATTGCCAAAACCTTAGCTGACTTTGGTTTTAACATCGTTGCCACCACAGGAACCCAAAAAGTGCTTGCGGAAAATGGTATCGATTGCACCCAAATCAATAAAGTTACCGAAGGTCGACCGCATATCGTTGATGCTTTGAAAAACGGTAAAATTGATTTAATCATCAACACCACCGAAGGCAAACAGGCGCAAGAAGACTCGTTCTCAATCCGCCGAAGCGCCCTTCAAAGCAAAGTGTTTTATGTGACTACATTAGGCGCAGCCGATGCGGTTTGTAAGTCTTATGCAGTTGATTTGCCATTTGATGTTTACAAATTGCAGGACTTAAATAAAGAGACATTGAACGCCTAA
- the greA gene encoding transcription elongation factor GreA, with protein sequence MQRYPMTPQGHATLEAELKQLKNIDRPRITAAIAEAREHGDLKENAEYHAAREQQGFCEARIRDIEAKLGGAQVIDPSSLPKEGRVVFGVTVVIENMDTEEEKRYKIVGDDEADFKAGKISVNSPIARGLIGKSEGDEARIQTPSGVVEYEVMEVIYE encoded by the coding sequence ATGCAACGCTATCCAATGACGCCGCAAGGTCATGCCACACTTGAAGCTGAACTTAAACAGCTAAAAAACATCGATCGCCCAAGAATCACAGCGGCAATCGCTGAAGCCCGCGAACATGGCGATTTAAAAGAAAACGCCGAATACCATGCCGCGCGCGAGCAGCAAGGATTCTGTGAAGCGCGAATCCGTGATATCGAAGCCAAGCTTGGCGGCGCTCAAGTGATCGACCCATCAAGCCTGCCAAAAGAAGGTCGCGTGGTGTTTGGGGTGACCGTCGTGATTGAAAATATGGACACCGAAGAAGAAAAGCGCTACAAAATCGTCGGCGATGATGAGGCGGATTTTAAAGCCGGAAAAATTTCCGTTAACTCTCCTATTGCTCGCGGCTTGATTGGCAAGTCAGAAGGCGATGAAGCGCGAATCCAAACCCCAAGCGGTGTGGTGGAATACGAAGTAATGGAAGTCATTTACGAGTAA
- a CDS encoding glycosyltransferase: protein MIVMRLLSSLKHNESERGIFHLGRALVKNGYTSIIISSADYDDELVKRLEREGSIYHQLFMNKKSWRALLRVAPLRRLIEHYQPDIIHVHSRTPAWVLHLALRHARVARQPKLVSTMYGFYPINKYSQALLDVDTIITVSDSVTQYLQQRMRREHLAPRKIKRIYRGVDTRIYPYRHNPSVYWLRQTFAEYPELEHKKWLVFPTVIGSEYGQEWLIDILGNLQEQFANIHVIIMDEDDKIGDVPHEDFRQRSTTLGLAPRITYVGSRRDDMREWLSAANIVLALANQPESIGINALQAIHLGTPVIGWDQAAYSEILQPLFPEGLVKKHNAKALCRTVRNQLESVTRPDMTNKFTMREMIAETLGVYQALHLQSLEEERRQLVAKRKKKRLKYPLK, encoded by the coding sequence ATGATTGTGATGCGCTTGTTGTCCTCACTGAAACACAATGAGTCCGAGCGCGGGATTTTTCATTTAGGTCGCGCACTGGTTAAAAATGGTTATACGTCCATTATCATATCAAGTGCCGACTATGATGATGAGCTGGTCAAGCGCTTAGAGCGTGAGGGCAGCATTTATCATCAGCTGTTTATGAATAAAAAATCGTGGCGGGCGCTGTTACGTGTCGCGCCGCTGCGCAGGCTTATTGAGCACTATCAGCCGGACATCATCCACGTTCATTCACGAACGCCTGCTTGGGTGCTGCATTTGGCGCTGCGCCATGCAAGGGTTGCCAGACAACCGAAGCTGGTGTCGACCATGTACGGTTTTTATCCGATCAATAAATACTCGCAAGCGCTTCTTGACGTGGATACCATCATCACGGTGTCAGACAGCGTCACTCAATACCTTCAGCAGCGAATGCGCCGTGAGCATTTAGCACCGCGCAAGATTAAGCGCATCTACCGCGGGGTTGACACGCGGATTTATCCGTATCGCCATAACCCGTCAGTATATTGGCTCCGGCAAACCTTCGCTGAATACCCTGAACTTGAGCATAAAAAATGGCTCGTGTTTCCAACGGTGATTGGTAGTGAATACGGTCAGGAATGGCTGATCGATATTTTAGGCAATTTGCAGGAGCAATTTGCTAACATTCACGTCATTATCATGGATGAAGACGACAAAATCGGTGACGTTCCACACGAGGATTTTCGCCAGCGCAGCACCACGCTTGGACTTGCCCCGCGCATCACCTATGTCGGCAGCCGCCGCGATGACATGCGCGAGTGGCTGTCAGCGGCAAACATCGTCCTTGCGCTTGCCAATCAGCCCGAATCCATCGGCATCAACGCCTTGCAAGCCATCCACCTTGGAACGCCCGTCATCGGTTGGGACCAAGCAGCATATAGCGAAATCTTGCAGCCGCTATTTCCTGAAGGTTTGGTCAAAAAACACAACGCCAAAGCCCTTTGCCGAACGGTCAGAAATCAGCTTGAAAGCGTCACCCGCCCCGACATGACCAACAAATTTACCATGCGTGAAATGATTGCTGAAACCCTTGGCGTTTATCAAGCGCTGCATTTGCAAAGCCTTGAAGAAGAGCGGCGACAGCTTGTAGCAAAGCGTAAGAAAAAACGCTTAAAATATCCGTTAAAATGA